Proteins found in one Xenopus laevis strain J_2021 chromosome 1L, Xenopus_laevis_v10.1, whole genome shotgun sequence genomic segment:
- the LOC121402801 gene encoding uncharacterized protein LOC121402801, with translation MESEPLHTSQSRRHPNNKTNGLEKPLAVRAPGVKGMVGCSAGRCGVSVLFIQTVIQRGWQMQTGASDGGCAQILFPPPFLLPEQQTLQSHSAHYPALLTAPCAAAAATGTNRDSASASAPRTANAAGLANSCPAAATVPNYSLKRPSIIFPLAASALGSSLHGPGYSRNADQECNAFQKGKQKDSFQGILTIPKTMSFGPPTLQRIYPSKQMQDCSPMGTIYHSSCYVTLDYYCGISII, from the exons ATGGAATCAGAGCCGCTGCATACTTCTCAGTCTCGGCGGCACCCGAACAATAAAACCAATGGGCTGGAGAAGCCGCTGGCTGTCCGGGCTCCTGGAGTGAAAGGAATGGTCGGATGCAGCGCTGGGAGATGTGGTGTTTCGGTATTGTTCATTCAGACAGTCATACAGAGAGGCTGGCAGATGCAGACGGGGGCGAGCGATGGAGGGTGCGCGCAGattctcttcccccctcccttccttcTCCCGGAGCAGCAAACTCTACAGTCTCACAGCGCCCACTATCCAGCACTGCTCACTGCAccgtgtgctgctgctgctgccactggAACTAACAGAGACTCAGCTTCCGCTTCAGCACCACGGACAGCGAACGCTGCTGGATTAGCCAATAGCTGCCCTGCTGCTGCAACTGTACCCAACTACTCACTGAAGCGCCCCTCAATCATCTTCCCCCTCGCTGCAAGTGCACTAGGTTCCTCCCTCCACGGGCCAGGATATTCAAGGAATGCAGATCAGGAATGCAATGCATTtcaaaagggaaaacaaaag gATTCCTTTCAGGGTATATTAACCATCCCTAAAACTATGTCATTTGGGCCCCCAACTCTGCAAAGAATATATCCAAGCAAACAGATGCAGGACTGTTCGCCAATGGGAACCATATATCACTCCTCGTGTTATGTCACATTGGACTATTACTGTGGAATTAGTATAATATAA